Genomic window (Pyrus communis chromosome 13, drPyrComm1.1, whole genome shotgun sequence):
AGGTCCAAACGGTTTTATCAGAAAAGCATTCTTTCAATTAGTATTTTGGCCTCTAAATACCAAACTTTTTTATTGGAAACTGTCGAACAACATCTCCACATCCTCTCCACtccttcctcatcctccttgaATTCTCCACCGACTTTCATTTCTtcttgcctctctctctctttccctccctCATCTTTGCCTCAAAACCTTAACCCCAAACCCAATCTTATCCCCAAGCCCAACCCAAATCCTTTGCCCATTCATTGACCTCGCCGTCATTGGCTTGATCAAACTCCTCTTTCACCACTCCCGCCCTCTCTACAACAAGAACATGAGCGTCCCCGTTCAGTGGATCATTCCCCAGCAAAAATGCCTCTAGGGTTTGGTCTGTCGCCTTCCCCAGTTGCCAATCAGGATATGAAACTAGAAACCTAAATGCAAGAAAGAgacaaaaaaacacaaacctgAAGAAGGCAAGGGGTCATTCTAGATGGGCTTTTGGGGAAGAAAACCAGAAGAAGAAACATAAGTTGAGGGCAGATAAGGCATTAGATTCATAGAAAATTATCAACTGGTAAAGATTCAATCAAACGGTAGGAAATCAACGGTCCAAGCCAGGGGgttgtttccaaaaattcttagaCCCGCAATGCCTCGTTCCACCCCGCCCCACTGCATCTTGACCTATTTGGTGTATATAACATTTGGACCTACACCAAACGACATGAACCCGTCCCAACCCGTGGATCCATGACCCGTTTTCCCATCCTTAGGAtgagcttcttcttcaaataCCTTGTGACCTATTTATAGAACTTCGTGTTTATGATCAGAATCATTTGTGTTATAAGTCGTAATGTAAATACCATCtctaaaataaaatcaattaaaattaagaatgtttagtgatttataatatgaacgacTCTATTTATAAGCGTAAAGTTTTACGAATAGGCAACAAAGTATTTTGAGAAGAAACTTCACTTCAACCTCAAGGCCTTCCGTATTAGTTTGTGTGAGTGTGCTACTTATGTATAGTAATCAGGCAACCTGAATTTGATACTTATAATACTACTGCTACACTAGTGTAAGTTCAATATTTGTGAGAGTCATACTTTAGAACTTTCTAGTTTATAAGTATCATActcataaatttaatatattgaactcacGAGTTTAATAAATTAGTGTCGAGCGGAAACTTTTCGAATGTGATTCATGTATGAGCTCAATATATTGGTATCATACTCTCTTTTTCTGGTCAATGTGAACAAATAATGCCTTCCACACTAAACCAGAAAACTATGTGTGATACCAAGAGTATAGGAATCAAACTCCTATAGTAAATCTGAAAATTTGAGTGCCATGAGAATAATTCTTATTTGTGAGTTCAATATAATGATCTCATGAGTGTGATACATAtacaataaataacaaaaataaagaaaataagtaGCCGATCATACAATAAagaaaggggtgtgatatccacatgcCCCTtcttacttttcacacacccttttaattttcgaccgtcggatcagattaaatgaagaagatcaacagataaaaattaataagggatgtgtgagaagtaaaaatgagtgtatggatagcacagccctaaagaaaaattaaaagtggATGGGTCCATATTTAACATATAAAACTCATCATTATCAAACTCACACTGTGATAATAGTGTGATACATATTAAACTCATGGTGTCTAATTCTGAGATCAAATCTTCTGCATCCAAAATGAATGTAATCTCTCTGTAGATCCAATAATTGATTGAcatgtatttataaattaaatttttttttttgttatttatttaatatgtGTCAAATAATAATTGGAGTCAGGctagacctttttttttttcttttaacgatagattttgttagattagtcactgaCAAAGTTTGAACCAACGTCGTCATGTAAGGGCCGGACCCATTTTAATCTCTCTAATTCTTACCTGTTATTCGATTTTTCCAACGAAAATGGATCCTCTTTGAATCCCTTCCATCTGATCCATCTCATTAAACAATCCAGACCCTTAAAATTTAGTGTAacagttattataatttttaaaataaacttttgtttttaaaatcaaatttcaaagattgtTTGTCGGGGAAGATTAGGCGGAAAGGATACGGAGAAGATCCTTTCCTTTTCCAACCATACCCAAGCTTCAAACTTCTACAATCCAAAGTCGGCAGCATCTTTACGAAACAACCAGCGCTCCGATGGACGTggcgtcgtcgtcgtcgtcggcGATAAAAATCGACACAAAACGGCCCCATACGACGGCGACAGGGTTGTTTTCGCCGATAAGCGACGACCTTCTCCACAACATCCTTTCGCGCCTACCCGCCCTATCCTTCGCATCGGTGGCGTGCGTTAGCAAATCCTGGAACCAAATCTGCAGTCGCATCCTCAATCGACCGAAACTCGCCTCCGCCCTCTCTCTCCACCCCTCGCCTAAGGTTGGTTTAGCGTCTAGACCCCttgtttggtttccgagaaaatcaCAAGCTCAAAttttcactcacactttctCAAATTTTGTGTTGGAATTGACAGGTTGCTGTGAATGAGGTTATCGAGAAGGTTCTGGCCGAACCGATACGGCCTCATTTCGTTGTTGCTAATATTGGAAGTGGGTTTCGATTGTATGACATTTCCAAGCTTGTATGTGTTCTTGCTCTTATAAGCCCTTTAATTATAATTAGTATCGAATTTAGatgatttttaattaagagAAGCAAATTATGGAATTTTCTGTTGTTATTTGTTTGAAATTGCAGATATCGAAAAAATTGGGGTCCAGTGTTCCATTCATCATTTCTACTTCAAGTGGAATTGTTGGAAGAGATGCTCTGACCGATGAAATCAAAGAGGTTTGTGGTTGTGTTTTTCGGGTGTGCCGAGTTTTTGTGCGTTACAATGTAGAAAGTTTAATTCTTTACTAATTGTGGGTAACATTTGGTTGTTTAGGTTATGTGGGGAGAAGTTTGTGGTGATGGAAGTGACGAAGATTGCTCTATACCAGCAAAGGATGTGAACTGTGGCATCCTTTTGACTGTTGGCTTTGTGCCGGGATTGAAAGTTGATGTCATCCCGCTGTTACGAACAACAAAGGTGCCAAATTTACCATAAAACTACTACGCTGATTTCTTAAGAATTCCACAGTGATGGATTTCGAAATGGGGAACTTAGGACATACagtttttggttgtttattGTCATTTTTGGGAATTTGTAGTCATTCAAGCTTTTCTACTGTTTGAATAATGGATTTTCGTGATGTGtaaaatttttataatgacatCAGGAACCTCAAGAGGTCTTGCTTGATAAATTCATCACGGATATTATGGATTACACAGCGTCTGTTTCAGATTGCACATCCCCAGTTGGAATTATGATGTTTGGAGTGAGTGGCTGTCCTCACACTTGATTgcctctttctctctttatttGAATCAGATGTAGCTTTCCTTTGCTGCATTGCTAACTTGGGACATGATTGATGGTGCAGGATGGGCTTCTTGACATGAAACCGATTGTTGATGCATTGGGTGAGTACTGAGAAtataatcaaaagaaaatattttgttcGATAGCTAAGAAAAATGAGGGATGATATCTTTATCACTTGAAACATTAGTGAGATAAGCTGCTGCTTCCAGATTTTGTGTTGTGATTAACTTTTCTGTTGCATGCTCATGCTGGGTCAAATTTTGTTGATTGTATCTCAATGTCTCAATTTGTTGCAGATTATGCTATGCCTGCAGAAACTGTCattgtgggtgatgaaagaggTCGTTTTCTATATAGAAGTGAGAACGAGTCTAGAAATGTCTGCGGGAGTGCAAAATACTTTACAGACGCTGTTGCTCTTATATTTGCCAAGGATAAAGGCAAGCCACATGGTAAATGTTTGGTTTGTTTATTCATTTATAAAGTACTGCTTTGCCCATATTGTTTACAACGTAGTTTTATGCTAAGTTAACTACCATGCATGCCTTCAGAAGTGTCACATACAAAGTAAAGAAATAAAAGACGCATCATTTCTTGATAGATTGCTACTGTAGCCTTGCAAAATCAGAGCTTCTTTGGATTGTACGTATACTTTGCAAAGCCCCGTAAAAGATTGGAAACACATCCAGATGTATTCATTTGTGAAgtaatattttttgtgtttaatttttttttttttttttttgtaaacatATTTAATGCTTTcatgattttataaaatttcttGCGCTTTCAAATTTTCAGCTATAGTATATAGCATAATTTTAAGGGTCTCATATTTGAGAGATGCATGCTAATCTCTACTGTTCACGAGTGAAGGTTTTCTGTCACTCTTTTATgcatgttattttttttcttttcaaattgttCTTATTTTATTAGTGCACTTTCCAGATCTTGTACGCCTCATTATAGGCTTGTACGGTTCTGTAGATATTTGCCTCTTAATTTTCCGTTAACTTGTTTGCTTCCGTCGTCCTGCTTTCATGTGGAAACCTGGGCCCACTCATTTTCACTTACTCTTAACAATGTGTATATCTATGGTAGCTTTCTTGTTCTGTAAAGTTATAATGTCAAACTATCCAATGTGTTTTGTTAATCACTTATTTGGTTTGGTATAAATGAGAAGGTATTGGAGACATTCAATTCCAAATTGCATTGTCAAACGGAGTGTCCACAGTAGGTCCCAGGCACAAGGCTGTTTCTGTCAAAGTGAATGAGTGCGAGCATTCTACTTGGCTTACCGCTAGAAGAGAAGGACACCCAGAAATTCTTGATGGTCAACAAATTCTTGATGATATCAATGATGGGGTAAAACTCACAGTTCAACTCCAAGTGGTGCATGCAGAAAGTGCCAGTTGACTTGAAATGTTTTACGTTCGACTAATGAATCAAAAATATTACAAGTGAATTTCTAAATCTAAGAGTTTTAGAACTGTTGATATATCATGCATTCTTACAAGTACTTGTATATGTTTTTGAAATGAATATGTGACAGTTAGGAAATCATGCTGATTCTTCTGATCTGTACATCGGGGTTACAAAACGTAGAAAAATCTCTGTCGGGTCAGAGAAGCCAAGGTGGATTACGTCCTTGGAATACCATGGAGTTGTAGGGTAATACTCATGACTGCTTTGTATATTGGCTAGTCAATTGTCTTATTGTTGCTGCATATGTTCTTGTAACGAAGAAGTATGAAATTCCTTAAAACAAGAACATCCTTCACTGTGTCCTATGCTTCGATTTATGGTTCGTCTGCTCATCCCTGTCAAACTCCTTGCTCCATCTACCACTTCACTGTAGTTACTGTTGTTTTCCACATTAAAATTATGAATGGTAGAGGATCATTGCCggaaaatcaatttaaagaaTGTAAAGTAAAAGATCTTAATTCAGACGGTACTACAATCTTAATCTTCATATATTATGTTTATATCTTATCATCTGCATCTGCATCTGCATCTGCCTTCTGTGTTATTGTGTGGTCTGGTCACTGGCAATAAAGTCCTGGCTGCAGTAAAGTGATTAATTTTTAGGAAACTAGGATCCTCTTttgatttcttttgatttaaatATGCTTGATAATTTGATAAATCTTTATGATTTGAGTTTTAACACGAGGCTTTTTCTGCAGAGGAGATGATCAGTACCTTTATGTCAGTGGCGTAGGCATAAAAACTGGTGATTACTTCAACTTCTATCGTTCAGACCCTCAAACTGCATTAGCTTCATGTAGCAACATCTCTGCAAGCctgaaaaaattgaagttggatgaaaatccaaaacATCGCCGTCACACGAGTGAAGTATTTGGGGGTTTTATGTTCGCTTGTTGTGGCCGTGGTGAGCCATTCTTTGGACGGACCAATGTTGATGGCTCTCCTTTTGTGGAGAACTTCCCCAGGGTTCCGTTGGCAGGAATATTTTGCGGGGGAGAAATTGCACGTGGCTCTTCAAGGTTGACCTGGGAAGCTCAGAAGGATAGTGATGCTCGTTGCACTCTTCATGTCTACAGCACCATTTATCTTGTGCTGTCATATACTCCAGCACCAGCACCAGCACCATTGGGGCATTAGATGTTGCCTGCTGCTCTTCCCTTGAATCTCTTTGTTTTATTACGTTCTAGCAGCACAGAACTGTTTATACGCTTAGGTTACGCGAATCGATGAACGGCCTGTATGGCCGTAATTTAATTTGCAGTTAGGTGTTTTCCTTTCTGCATAGAACGCGTTCATGCGATATAAAAACGGATTAATATACAGTTGATCCAGTCTTTATATTATGTGCAAGATTAATTTTCAAGAAAATATAGAAAAGCATGAATGGGATTGTATACGTATATGTTGTGTGTATGTACGCATGTATACGAACTAATTAGAAACAAGGGAATCTGCAAAAACAGAACTGGTTATAaacttttaatcaaaaatatttctcaACAGATACTAAATATACAGAAAACCTTATGCTGAACATACAATAGAAGGCCGTCAACTTGTGCATGTACACCGCTTCTAATTTCATTTTCGCTTAGAAGTTTGAAACTAGTTTGTGTATGTTTACTTAAAACGAAACGCGATGAAGTGAAAAGTCAACTGTGATATTGGCACGgctcaatcaaattaaaagacccaaattttgagagattttattTGATTGAACCGTACCAACATCCCACATTTTTCGGCAAACACAAGAACACAGAACCACAAAGGTATGAATCATCACGTCCACCTCCATGGATCATATCACTCTCTCAAATACCTCCTTTATGTGGTTTCCGCCGTGACACATATATCGATCGCCTTGGTCTCCGCCATGACACATATCGACGGCGAGGCAAGTCGACAACGCAGAGGGAAAAAGGAGAGGTGATGGATGTGGAGAAGCCATTGAAGTTGCAAATGGGATAAGAGAAAGAGTGGAATTTATAGAGATGGGTTGCAAACAAACAGAAGTATAAAACAGTTGAGACGTCAAAATCTTTGTTCATTTGGAAGATggaatatattaaataaaaattagcaaTTTGGTATTCCACAATGCTTAGTGGTTTATGACATTAAATGGTCACATTAATGCACAACAAATGATGCCTTGACTTAGTCGCAATTTCCTCCTCATTTCTAATAATAatgtttccattttttttagcAAGTGGTACATAGTCTTGGCGGAAATAGTCTTCCTCTTTAATGTATTATGTTCCGCGTTTAAAACCTCTCACATTACTTTGGTTTAATATAACTTAAGAGTTTAGTGTTCAATGAAGCACGACATTTTATGCGCCTCATTCCTCATAGGAAGCTCAACCGCATGCGGAGGGAAGCAAATAGTGTCGCTCACAAATTAGCAAGGATTGGGCTACGGTTGGATGATGGAAGAACTTGTTTGAAGAAATGTGTGATCTTCTTTTCAAGAATAGAACTAATTTATAAATCTGTTGGTGTGGGATGCTCTTTTTTTCTTCGATCGGGTTGAAATTTTCAACAAGGTTTTTATCGAAGCCTATGTAATCGCACTCTATCCTCCATTCTTTTATGGATTTTGAACTTTAAtgaatgaatatcgtacttgaTCTCAAAaggatttttatcataaatggtcATGAGATGGATCAAACTCATCCTTTTGGTCCCTCatttttaaaatcaatcaatgtcgtcCCTGACATTCACTACTCCACATCAATTTGATCCTTCCGTTAAGATTCCGTCAACTATTCTATTAGTTTGTATGTTGGACCCACAAATCCAATGAAATGGTGACATgtggattacacaaaataagggtttttatcgcaaatggtccctgacattgatccaactcctcattttggtccctaagTTTCAAAAATTGATTAATTTGGTCCTTAACCTTCACTACCGCACATCAATTTTAGTCATTCAGTTAAAATTTCATCGATATTTTTCGTTTGTGAGTTAATGTGGTCTCACCAATCCAATCATATGACTCCATGTGGATAAACTATAacaaactatttttttaagagTGAACCAACAAATAAGTATTCCATGCTGACATTTTTCTCGTATCCCACAACcccaattagaaaaaaaaatcaatctaaattggataaaatcgaatccaaattcaattcaaacttGATAGTATTATAACCAATTAGAGAGAATAAGGAGTGTTTCAGGAGGCCAAGTAGTTTAATGGTGTCATGgtgtcttccttttcttttttagcATACCCTGATGAAGACGATGAtgactttttcttttaattttggtttttagtttcttattttacttgtagttttaaatcttaaaaaaaaaaatagttttttttggttaatcCATGTGATGCCATATGATTGGATTAATGGGACAAAAAATATTGATGAAATTTTAACAGAAGGATTAAATTGATGTGTGATATTGAAAGTCTTTTGAAACTTAggaaccaaaatgaggagttggatCAATGTCAGTGACTATTTGCAATAAAAACCtttattttgtgtaatccatGTGTCACCATTTCATTGGATTTGTGGGTCCCACATACAAACTAACAGAATAGTTGACGgaattttaatggaatgaccaaattgatgtacGGTAATAAATGTCAAGgacgacattgattgattttgaaagtaaagggccaaaatgatgagtttgatcaatTTCAAGAACTATTTATCATAAAACCCCGATCTCAAAATATAGCACTTAGACTAGCTGTGAATATTCAATGTAATCATTGCCATCCGATTAGGTATGCTCAAGTGAAGTGTTGAAATTGAAGGTCTCCTTTTCTGGTTGGTGGTTGGAAAAGTTGTTATATTCGCATAATTACGGCTTTAAAAATGTAACCAAGAGGGGATTAGAATCAAACTGAAAGTTGATAGGGCAAATCAGAAGAAAATTGTTAGTTGAGACAACA
Coding sequences:
- the LOC137712974 gene encoding F-box/LRR-repeat protein At5g63520-like yields the protein MDVASSSSSAIKIDTKRPHTTATGLFSPISDDLLHNILSRLPALSFASVACVSKSWNQICSRILNRPKLASALSLHPSPKVAVNEVIEKVLAEPIRPHFVVANIGSGFRLYDISKLISKKLGSSVPFIISTSSGIVGRDALTDEIKEVMWGEVCGDGSDEDCSIPAKDVNCGILLTVGFVPGLKVDVIPLLRTTKEPQEVLLDKFITDIMDYTASVSDCTSPVGIMMFGDGLLDMKPIVDALDYAMPAETVIVGDERGRFLYRSENESRNVCGSAKYFTDAVALIFAKDKGKPHGIGDIQFQIALSNGVSTVGPRHKAVSVKVNECEHSTWLTARREGHPEILDGQQILDDINDGLGNHADSSDLYIGVTKRRKISVGSEKPRWITSLEYHGVVGGDDQYLYVSGVGIKTGDYFNFYRSDPQTALASCSNISASLKKLKLDENPKHRRHTSEVFGGFMFACCGRGEPFFGRTNVDGSPFVENFPRVPLAGIFCGGEIARGSSRLTWEAQKDSDARCTLHVYSTIYLVLSYTPAPAPAPLGH